Within the Marixanthomonas sp. SCSIO 43207 genome, the region TTTAAAAGAAGGACAGATTGTAACACCACGTGAGTTACGTGATGAAAACTCAATCTTGAAACGTAATGATAAAGCACTAGTTGAAGCTAGAGATGCAATTAATGCAACTGCAACTCCTATATTGCAAGGTATTACAAGAGCATCGCTACAAACTAAATCTTTTATCTCTGCGGCTTCCTTCCAGGAAACTACAAAAGTATTAAACGAAGCTGCTGTAAGCGGTAAAGTTGATACTCTTGAAGGATTGAAAGAGAATGTTATTGTAGGTCATAAAATACCAGCAGGTACCGGAATGCGTGAATACGATTCTATAATCGTAGGAAGCAAAGAGGAGCTTGAAGAAATGACTCGCGAAAAACAAGAAGTGAATTACAACTAATACGTTGTATTATATACATAAGTAAAGAAAAATCCCGTTCAAACGGGATTTTTCTTTTATATTTAGTTATCAATAATCATTTATGTGGCTTTGTTAAGTAAAGCTACAAACATTAATAAGAGATTTAAACCTATGTCAGACGATAAAAAAAAGCAAAAGCAAGGACAAATAAATATAGAACTAGATGAGAGTACAGCGCAAGGTATTTACAGCAACTTGGCTATAATCAATCACTCCCAATCTGAATTTATAGTAGATTTTGTTAGTATTATGCCGGGTGTGCCTAAAAGTAAAGTAAAGTCTAGAATAATATTAACGCCTCAACATGCAAAAAGACTTTTGAGAGCGTTAAATGATAACATTCAACGATTTGAGAAAGCGCACGGTGAAGTAGAAGAACAAGAACAACCTACTATGCCTTTAAATTTTGGCCCTACTGGTGAGGCTTAATTGAACAGATTATAAGTATTAAAGTACCCTACTTAAATTCGCTTACAAAATGCAATTTTATGTTAGGGTATTTTGTTTGTGTCATTTGTAAAGTAAAGGCAGAATCTGCAAAGAACACCAATTGGTTTCTTTTGTCTTTTGCCAAAAACTTTGCTTTTACACGCTTAAATTCTTTAAATTCTTCGCTTTTAGGATCTTTTGGTTCAACCCAACATGCTTTATGTACGTTAAGGTTCTCATAGCGACAAGAAGCTCCATATTCGTGCTCCAATCGATATTGAATTACTTCAAATTGAAGAGCACCTACAGTTCCTATTACTTTTCTTCCGTTTAATTCTAAGGTGAATAGTTGTGCAACCCCTTCATCCATCAATTGATCAATCCCTTTTTCTAGTTGCTTGCTTTTCATAGGGTCTGCATTATTGATGTACTTAAAATGTTCTGGAGAAAAGCTGGGAATACCTTTATATTGCATTTCTTCACCTTCTGTAAGGGTGTCACCAATTTTAAAATTACCTGTATCGTGAAGGCCTACAATATCA harbors:
- a CDS encoding DUF3467 domain-containing protein, coding for MSDDKKKQKQGQINIELDESTAQGIYSNLAIINHSQSEFIVDFVSIMPGVPKSKVKSRIILTPQHAKRLLRALNDNIQRFEKAHGEVEEQEQPTMPLNFGPTGEA